In a genomic window of Pontibacter liquoris:
- a CDS encoding PhzF family phenazine biosynthesis protein yields MTIPLYQIDAFTGNIFGGNPAAVCPLQSWLPDKTLQLIAIENNLSETAFFVPEGEGFRLRWFTPELEMDLCGHATLAAAHVLFRHLGYGSEQITFQSQSGPLTVTKTGELLTLDFPARKPLPAALPEVIRQGIGKLPKEVLKARDYVLVYETEEDVVNLAPDTSLLHTINLDPGGIVVTAPGREVDFVSRFFTPQASIFEDPVTGSAHCSLIPYWAERLQKTKLIARQVSRRVGTLQCELAKDRVYISGQAVTYLKGEIYLPQQV; encoded by the coding sequence ATGACCATACCCTTATACCAGATCGACGCTTTTACCGGCAACATCTTCGGAGGCAACCCGGCCGCCGTGTGCCCGCTGCAATCCTGGCTTCCGGATAAGACCCTGCAGCTGATCGCGATCGAGAACAATCTATCTGAAACGGCTTTTTTTGTGCCGGAGGGCGAGGGTTTCCGTTTGCGTTGGTTTACGCCGGAGCTGGAAATGGATTTGTGCGGCCATGCTACCTTGGCCGCTGCGCACGTACTTTTCCGGCACCTGGGTTACGGTAGCGAGCAGATCACCTTTCAGAGCCAGAGTGGCCCGCTTACCGTAACCAAAACCGGGGAGTTGCTGACGCTGGATTTCCCGGCCCGCAAGCCGCTGCCGGCCGCATTGCCCGAGGTAATCCGCCAAGGCATTGGGAAGCTGCCGAAAGAAGTGCTGAAAGCCCGGGATTATGTGCTGGTATATGAAACCGAGGAAGACGTAGTGAATCTAGCCCCTGACACTAGCCTGCTTCATACCATCAACCTGGATCCTGGCGGTATTGTGGTGACGGCGCCAGGCCGGGAGGTGGATTTTGTTTCCCGTTTCTTTACGCCGCAGGCCAGTATTTTCGAAGACCCGGTGACGGGCTCGGCGCACTGTTCGCTTATCCCCTACTGGGCCGAACGCCTGCAGAAAACAAAACTAATTGCCCGGCAGGTCTCTCGGCGGGTGGGTACGCTGCAATGCGAACTGGCCAAAGACCGGGTATACATCAGTGGACAGGCCGTAACTTACCTCAAAGGAGAAATCTACCTGCCACAGCAAGTATAA